The nucleotide sequence CCGGCGCGGGGCGGCGACGGTCGAGGTGTGGGGCGATGCGGGCGCGGCGGTGCGCGCGCCCTCCGGGTCAGCGGTTCGGGCCGCTTCGGGTGGGGTCACGCCCTAAACTTAAGGTGTCCTCAGAAAAGGGGACAGGCCCCGAACGGGGGGCTGGCCCCCGGCGACAAAACGCGACAGCTGCGACGCCGAGACGCGTCGCAGGTGTCGCGTTTTGTCGCGCGCGGCGGGGCTCAGACCGACGCGGCGTGCCGATCGAGGAACTCGTACACCTCCGAGTCGTCGATGCCGGGGAACGTCCCGGTGGGCAGCGGCGACAGGATGTGCGCGTGCAGCCGTGCGCTCGGCCACGACTGGTCCTCCCAGCGTTCCGCCAACGACGCGGGTGCCCGTCGGCAGCACGACTCGTCCGGGCAGGTCGAGGCCCCTCGCGAGGTCGTCTCGCGCCCCCGGAACCACTTCGCGTCGGCGAACGGCACGCCGGTCGTGATCGAGAACGCCCCGTCGGCCGTCGTGCCGGTCTGCGTCGAGCACCAGAACGTGCCGGCCGGGGTGTCGTTGTACTGGTAGAGCTCGGTGGTGCCGTTGTCGCGGTCGAACGCCGTTCGGGCGCTCCACTTGCGGCACACGATCTGGCCTTCGATCGCCCCGGTCACGTCGACCGGCAACGGCAGGCCGTCGTTCTCGTACGCCTTCTGGATCGCGCCGTCGTCGGTGATGCGCAGGAAGTGCATCGTGAGGTCGAGGTGCGACGTGGCGAGGTTGGTGAGGCGCAGGGCGGCGGACTCCTGCGTCACGCCGAACGCGTCGCGGAAGTCGGCGACCGAGAGGTTCTTCTCCTTCTTCGCCTCGGTGAGGAACGCGACCGCCGCCGTGCGAGGCATGAGGCAGCACGCGGCGAAGTAGTTGATCTCGAGCCGCTGCCGCAGGAACTCGGCGTAGTCGCCCGGCCGTTGATGTCCGAGCACCCGGTGCGCCATCGCCTGCAGTGCCATCGAGCGCAGGCCGTGGCCGCCGGGAATCGAGGCCGGCGGCAGGTAGATGCGGCCGTTCGCGAGGTCGGTCACCGAGCGGGCGGAGTGGGGGAGGTCGTTCACGTAGACGAGCGAGAACCCGAGCTCCTCGGCCATGACCTGCACCGACCGGTGCGAGAGGGCGCCGCGGACGTGGCCGCTGCGGCGGACGAAGTCCTCTGCGACCTCTTCGATCGCGGGGATGTAGTTGTCCTCCGCCCTCATGCGCAGCCGGATCTCCGTGTTCGCGCGCCTCGCCTCCTCCGGCGTCGCGATCGCGAGCCGGCCTCGCCGTTCGAGCTCCCGGTGCAGCCCGACGATCGCCTCGAGCGTCTCGGAGGGGGTGCCCGCGGTCGGCTTGATCTGCGGGAGGCCGAGGGAGCCGTAGAGCTGCCCCGCCTGGATCCTGCTCACCTCGATCTCGAGGGCCGAGCGCGGGTCGGGGGCCTCGGGCCGCAGCAGGTCGGCTGTCGTGACGCCGAGCGACTCGGCGATGCGCCCGAGCAGGGAGACCCGGGGCTCGCGTCGGCCGTTCTCGAGAAGGGAGAGCTGGCTCGGCGAGATGCCGACCTGCTCGCCGAGGTCGGAGAGGGTGAGTGACCGGGCCGTGCGGTAGTGCCGGATCCGGTGACCGAGGGTGGAGACATCGCCATCGAGTGCCATGTGCTTGACGATAGCGAAAGATCGTCGATTCTTTCCAGTGATTTCTTCGCAGGATCCGCGCAAACCGCCGAAGGATGAAAGCGCAGGGCGAAGCAGCCCGATCTTCTTGGAGGGGTCATCGATGATCAGCAATCCGAATCCGCGCTACCGCACGACCGAGAACGTCGTGGCCGGCGCCCCGCGAGTCCGTCTCGACGCCTGGGTGGCCGAGATCGCGGCCCTCACGCAGCCCGACCGCGTCGTGTGGTGCGACGGATCGGACGCCGAGCGAGAGCGCCTCACCGCTGAGATGGTGGCCGAGGGCAAGCTCATCGCCCTCGACCCGGTGAAGCGCCCGAACAGCTACCTCGCCCGCACGTCGGACGACGACGTCGCGCGCGTGGAGAGCCGCACCTTCATCTGCTCGATCGACGAGGCCGACGCCGGCCCGACGAACAACTGGCGGGCGCCGTCCGTGATGAAGCAGGAGCTGACCGACCTCTTCCGCGGCAGCATGCGGGGTCGCACGATGTACGTCGTCCCCTTCGCGATGGGGCCCGACGGCTCGGAGCTCACCCGCCTCGGCGTCGAGGTCACCGACAGTCCCTACGTCGTGCTCTCGATGGCGATCATGACGCGTGTCGGAGCCCGCGTGCTCCGCGAGATCGAGGCAGGCACGCCGTGGGTGGCCACCCTGCACAGCGTCGGCTATCCGCTGGTCGACGCCGACGGGCAGACCCGCGATGACGTCGAGTGGCCGTCGAACGAGATGAAGTACATCGCCCAGTTCCCCGACTCCCGCGAGATATGGTCGTTCGGCTCGGGCTACGGCGGCAACGCCCTCTTGGCGAAGAAGTGCTTCGCCCTCCGCATCGCGTCGGTGATGGCCCGCGACGAGGGCTGGCTCGCCGAGCACATGCTGCTCATCCGCCTGAACTCGCCGAAGGGCCGCAGCTACCACGTGGCCGCCGCGTTCCCCTCCGCCTGCGGCAAGACGAACCTGGCGATGCTCAAGCCGACCCTGCCGGGCTGGAGCGTCGAGACCATCGGCGACGACATCGCCTGGATGAAGAAGGGCTCCGACGGGCGGCTCCACGCGATCAACCCCGAGGCGGGATTCTTCGGCGTGGCCCCCGGCACCGGCCCGACGTCGAACCCCACCGCGATCGACACCGTCGCGAGCGACACGATCTTCACGAACGTCGCCCTCACCGACGACGGCGACGTCTGGTGGGAGGGCCTCACCGACGAACCGCCGGCGCACCTCATCGACTGGCGGGGTGACGACTGGGTCGCAGGATCCGAGACCCCCGCGGCGCACCCCAACTCGCGCTTCACCGTCTCCCTCGACAACTGCCCGCAGCTCGCCGCCGACGCGCACGAGTCGGTGCCCATCGACGCCATCCTCTTCGGCGGTCGCCGCGCGACGAACCTCCCGCTCGTGGCGCAGGCGCGCGACTGGACTCACGGCGTCTTCCTCGGCGCCACCATCTCGTCCGAGCAGACGGCCGCCGCCGAGGGGACGGTCGGCGAGCTGCGCCGCGACCCGTTCGCGATGCTGCCGTTCTGCGGCTACGACATGGCGGACCACTGGTCGCACTGGCTCGACGTCGGCCGCGAGCTCGGTCGCAGGGCTCCTGCGATCTTCCAGGTCAACTGGTTCCGCAAGGGCGACGACGGGGGCTTCCTCTGGCCGGGCTTCGGCGAGAACTCGCGCGTGCTCGACTGGATCATCCGCCGGGTCGAGAAGGAGGTCGCGTTCGTCGAGTCGCCCGCCGGCCGCCTGCCGCGTCCGGGCGATCTCGACCTGGACGGCATCGACGTCTCGGACGACGCGCTCGAGCAGCTCTTCCACATCGACGCCGACGCCTGGCTCGACGAGCTCGGCCTCACCGAGGAGTTCTTCGATACGTTCGGCGAGCGGGTCCACCCCGACCTCCGCGGCGTGCTGCGG is from Frondihabitans australicus and encodes:
- a CDS encoding helix-turn-helix transcriptional regulator, whose product is MALDGDVSTLGHRIRHYRTARSLTLSDLGEQVGISPSQLSLLENGRREPRVSLLGRIAESLGVTTADLLRPEAPDPRSALEIEVSRIQAGQLYGSLGLPQIKPTAGTPSETLEAIVGLHRELERRGRLAIATPEEARRANTEIRLRMRAEDNYIPAIEEVAEDFVRRSGHVRGALSHRSVQVMAEELGFSLVYVNDLPHSARSVTDLANGRIYLPPASIPGGHGLRSMALQAMAHRVLGHQRPGDYAEFLRQRLEINYFAACCLMPRTAAVAFLTEAKKEKNLSVADFRDAFGVTQESAALRLTNLATSHLDLTMHFLRITDDGAIQKAYENDGLPLPVDVTGAIEGQIVCRKWSARTAFDRDNGTTELYQYNDTPAGTFWCSTQTGTTADGAFSITTGVPFADAKWFRGRETTSRGASTCPDESCCRRAPASLAERWEDQSWPSARLHAHILSPLPTGTFPGIDDSEVYEFLDRHAASV
- a CDS encoding phosphoenolpyruvate carboxykinase (GTP), with product MISNPNPRYRTTENVVAGAPRVRLDAWVAEIAALTQPDRVVWCDGSDAERERLTAEMVAEGKLIALDPVKRPNSYLARTSDDDVARVESRTFICSIDEADAGPTNNWRAPSVMKQELTDLFRGSMRGRTMYVVPFAMGPDGSELTRLGVEVTDSPYVVLSMAIMTRVGARVLREIEAGTPWVATLHSVGYPLVDADGQTRDDVEWPSNEMKYIAQFPDSREIWSFGSGYGGNALLAKKCFALRIASVMARDEGWLAEHMLLIRLNSPKGRSYHVAAAFPSACGKTNLAMLKPTLPGWSVETIGDDIAWMKKGSDGRLHAINPEAGFFGVAPGTGPTSNPTAIDTVASDTIFTNVALTDDGDVWWEGLTDEPPAHLIDWRGDDWVAGSETPAAHPNSRFTVSLDNCPQLAADAHESVPIDAILFGGRRATNLPLVAQARDWTHGVFLGATISSEQTAAAEGTVGELRRDPFAMLPFCGYDMADHWSHWLDVGRELGRRAPAIFQVNWFRKGDDGGFLWPGFGENSRVLDWIIRRVEKEVAFVESPAGRLPRPGDLDLDGIDVSDDALEQLFHIDADAWLDELGLTEEFFDTFGERVHPDLRGVLRSLRYELQREARIHAARTLVESAGGSLAARESDEAAA